The Streptomyces sp. NBC_00510 genomic interval GGCGACCGCCATGTGCCCCCATGTGCGGGCGCCGCGCGGCATCCGTTCCCGCTTCACGGCGAAGGCGGCGGCCAGCACGGCGGTGCCGAAGACCATGCGGCCGAGCGCGACCTGCAGCGGGGCGTACGCCTCGGTCCCCACCTTGATGAACAGGAAGCTGAAGCCCCAGATGAGCGCGAGCACGGCCCAGCTGACGCGCCAGTCCACGACGGGACGGCGGCGCGTGGTGACCGAGGGGGCGGCGGAGGCGGGTGTGGTGCCGGCGGGGGAGGGGGCGGCCACGACGGCCGGGGGGCGGGTGCTGGGTGCGCTCATGGCCATCACGATGACGGATTGAACCTCTTAGGACAAGCGAGAAAACCTGCCAGTGATCCCGTAGTGTTGCTTACATGTTGAACCTCGAGCGCCTGCGCATCCTGCACGCGATCTCCACCTACGGCTCGGTGAGCGCCGCGGCGGACGTCCTGCACGTGACGACCTCGGCCGTCTCCCAGCAGATGGGCAAGCTCGAACGCGAGACCGGGCAGACGCTGCTGGCCAAGAACGGCCGCGGGGTCCGCCTCACCGACGCCGGCCGGCTGCTGTCCGGGCACGCCGACCGCATCCTCTCCCTCGTCGAGCTCGCCCACTCCGACCTGGAGGCGCACCGCGGCGCCGCGGTCGGCGAGCTGCGCATGGGGGCCTTCCCCACCGCGGTGCGCGGCCTGTTCCCGCAGGCGCTCGCGGCGACGCGGCACGACCACCCCAAGCTGCGCGCGATGGTCCACGAGATGGAGCCCCAGGACGCGCTGGCCCGGCTCGTCCGCGGCGACATCGACCTCGCGGTCGTCCTCGACTGGTACAACAAGCCGCTGTCGCTGCCCGGGGGCCTGGCCAAGGAGCCGCTGCTCGACGACCTCGCCGACGTGGTCGTCCCCGAGGCCCACCCCCTGGCGGGCCGCGACGAGGTCGACCTGGGCGAACTCGCCGACGACGACTGGATCGCCTGGCCGGACGGCGGCTTCTGCCACGAGTGGCTGCTGTTCACCCTGCGCGGCAAGGGCGTGGAACCGCGCATCGCCCACCACGCCGAGGAGCACCCCACCGTCCTCGCCCTCGTCGCCGCCGGCCTGGGCGTCGCCGTCGTCCCGCGCCTCGGCCGCGGCCCCCTACCGGGCGGGGTGCGCGCCATCCGCGTGCGCCACACCATGAAGCGCCACATCTACGCCGTCTGGCGCTCCGACGCCGACCGCCGCCCCGCCATCCGCGCCGCCGTCGGGGCCCTGCGCCGGGCAGCGGAGGACGTCGCGGCCGCCGAGGGCTGATCGCGCTCGGGGCCGCCGCGCGTGCGCTAGCCGAGCCCCGGCATCTTGCGGAAGTCCCAGGAGACGACGGAGTCCGGGGTCAGGCGCAGCCACGCGTGGCGGCCGTCGTGGGGCATGGACTCCAGGCCGAAGTTCTTGGCGGCGAACA includes:
- a CDS encoding LysR family transcriptional regulator, whose product is MLNLERLRILHAISTYGSVSAAADVLHVTTSAVSQQMGKLERETGQTLLAKNGRGVRLTDAGRLLSGHADRILSLVELAHSDLEAHRGAAVGELRMGAFPTAVRGLFPQALAATRHDHPKLRAMVHEMEPQDALARLVRGDIDLAVVLDWYNKPLSLPGGLAKEPLLDDLADVVVPEAHPLAGRDEVDLGELADDDWIAWPDGGFCHEWLLFTLRGKGVEPRIAHHAEEHPTVLALVAAGLGVAVVPRLGRGPLPGGVRAIRVRHTMKRHIYAVWRSDADRRPAIRAAVGALRRAAEDVAAAEG